From a region of the Panulirus ornatus isolate Po-2019 chromosome 38, ASM3632096v1, whole genome shotgun sequence genome:
- the LOC139760813 gene encoding uncharacterized protein isoform X2 translates to MDSCGGCGPGDEGERLEELSKRQDLSARATKLSQPSLEKERARTSDKLLSVGDRWSQEENSAVAHHEMLRPSCALPITNGVATVNGIHKAQSGHPVQPSGVTAQSSERHSEQSLLNNNLIEEKCNLRCADEKSYCLYHKFPAKVNNNVYPEKGSSVKDGMDEYFQRYASLSSSRQPPQHQQQPLLRRNELSPSRDPQGYPDQLNLLNGEEEDEDDGCIYTYKGENFEANLSHLIDMCLSCGLPNTERSVDGREATVHRLRSPRPDPIEQNNLFSPDMDFLEMDFDPGPSGDGDVDSDCEDNCIDECDSRLGRDHAAAFSVAGALNPIGVLDRKANNYCSEMRNLMCRRCESSICDGKIDNVALNLSVHENSSPLNIGRGPSAGLDDRPNARSSPLNVPRDGMNVPKDLNVELNQFCDARGQAVGGPAPQAQEDEYDPPDNDSVENNLGEADIMDMIDDLCEDADDEDGDDSNSERCDLGARVSRTSGGSEAALREREERGPRHGSSSKNINKTTNKTNNNNLGSVSAPEVSPAKEYSPLEKFGRSISFHNQLSSPKYENVCFSHRPKKEEQPSEVQVERTIGTEAETANLEACTGRLNRRENSVFNILSDPSTSQSVNSSCHGVLSGTTVESGLGSVSQHPTVTSSPPVPPVASHPSELTSIPPLASLLMTTKGNTTCTVIGAGGGPCPLPIKSLRPKNTNPAQDPNTASEGEGGGEESCPRVKKVMIWTELQASARQVTQIATSACGATAVINVLLALDYPYSVEEVQNSIQTRLRAETALIVDYLFSRSVAGTSHRDLIKGVTKLSQGAIKAKFFHMFPKRAVQLSRWLAQWISRGGVPLATLNLQVGVAPGQTIPDAWHHQMIFGVGPQGIYLTNPLECVSDCLLGDQLCTDSVLLVRRADIVGRWGQGDRLIRLTRHPDARWRDMNVLGIVDTLNSPRCQVVGVLKEQAAPPVVQGRRHLTSHVAIPAAYQSGVTIFMRSDNPHLHTLMQAEELPLLE, encoded by the exons ATGGACAGCTGTGGCGGGTGTGGGCCtggtgatgaaggagagagactggaggaactCAGTAAAAGGCAAGACCTCTCAGCTCGTGCCACCAAGCTTTCCCAGCCAtctttagagaaagagagagctagAACATCGGATAAATTGCTCAGTG TTGGAGACCGATGGAGTCAAGAGGAGAATAGTGCAGTTGCTCATCATGAAATGCTGAGACCATCATGTGCCCTCCCCATCACAAATGGTGTAGCAACAGTAAATGGCATCCATAAGGCACAATCAGGCCACCCTGTACAACCTTCTGGGGTCACTGCACAGTCAAGTGAAAGACACAGTGAGCAGTCCCTTCTCAACAATAACCTAATTGAAGAAAAGTGTAACCTACGATGTGCCGATGAAAAGTCATATTGCTTATACCATAAGTTTCCAGCTAAGGTGAATAATAATGTGTATCCTGAAAAGGGGTCATCTGTCAAGGATGGTATGGATGAATACTTCCAAAGATATGCTTCTCTCAGCTCCAGCAGACAGCCgccacagcatcagcagcagcctcTCTTGAGACGAAATGAACTAAGTCCTAGCAGAGATCCCCAGGGTTACCCTGATCAGCTCAATCTTCTTAATggcgaggaggaagatgaagatgatggctGTATTTATACATACAAGGGGGAAAATTTTGAGGCAAATCTCTCACATCTCATTGATATGTGCCTGAGCTGTGGATTACCTAACACAGAACGTAGCGTTGATGGCCGTGAAGCAACAGTACATAGGTTACGATCCCCAAGACCTGATCCAATAGAGCAAAACAATTTATTTTCTCCAGATATGGATTTTTTAGAAATGGACTTTGATCCAGGGccaagtggtgatggtgatgtagatTCAGACTGTGAAGATAATTGCATTGACGAGTGTGATAGTAGGTTAGGTAGAGACCATGCTGCTGCCTTTAGTGTTGCTGGTGCTTTAAATCCTATAGGTGTTTTAGACAGAAAAGCTAATAATTATTGTTCTGAAATGAGAAACCTTATGTGTAGACGGTGTGAATCTAGTATATGTGATGGTAAAATTGACAATGTTGCCTTGAATTTAAGTGTACATGAAAATAGTTCTCCATTGAATATTGGAAGAGGGCCAAGTGCTGGTTTAGATGACAGACCAAATGCAAGAAGTAGTCCATTAAACGTGCCAAGAGATGGAATGAATGTTCCAAAAGACTTGAATGTAGAATTAAACCAGTTCTGTGATGCAAGAGGTCAGGCAGTAGGTGGGCCTGCCCCTCAAGCTCAAGAGGATGAATATGACCCACCTGATAATGACAGTGTGGAAAACAATTTGGGCGAGGCAGATATCATGGATATGATTGATGATCTTTGTGAagatgctgatgatgaagatggagaTGACAGTAATTCTGAGAGGTGTGATTTAGGTGCAAGAGTCTCGAGAACCAGTGGAGGCAGTGAAGCAGCATTGCGAGAAAGAGAAGAACGAGGACCAAGACATGGTAGTTCAAGCAAAAATATCAACAAGACTACAAACAAAACTAATAACAACAATCTTGGTTCTGTCTCTGCACCAGAAGTCAGCCCAGCCAAAGAATACAGTCCTCTAGAAAAGTTTGGTCGCAGTATCAGCTTCCATAACCAGCTCTCCAGCCCAAAATATGAGAATGTTTGTTTTTCTCACCGACCAAAGAAGGAAGAGCAGCCAAGTGAAGTTCAAGTTGAGAGGACTATTGGAACAGAGGCAGAAACTGCTAACTTGGAGGCATGCACAGGAAGGCTGAATCGTCGAGAAAACTCTGTCTTCAACATCCTATCAGATCCATCAACATCACAG AGTGTGAACTCAAGCTGTCACGGAGTATTGTCAGGTACCACTGTAGAAAGCGGTTTGGGATCTGTAAGCCAACATCCTACTGTGACGTCATCTCCACCTGTACCTCCAGTAGCTAGTCATCCCTCAGAGCTTACAAGTATACCACCCCTGGCTAGTCTTTTGATGACTACGAAGGGAAACACCACTTGCACTGTGATAGGGGCTGGTGGAGGACCATGTCCACTTCCCATTAAATCCTTGCGACCGAAAAATACTAATCCTGCACAGGATCCAAATACG GCAagtgagggtgaaggtggaggagaggagagttgcCCAAGAGTAAAAAAGGTTATGATCTGGACAGAACTACAGGCTTCAGCACGACAAGTTACACAGATTGCTACCTCAGCTTGTGGAGCCACTGCAGTCATCAATGTCTTG TTGGCTTTAGACTACCCTTACTCAGTGGAGGAGGTTCAAAACAGCATCCAAACACGGTTAAGAGCAGAGACTGCCCTCATTGTAGATTATCTGTTTTCCCGTTCTGTTGCTGGGACTTCGCATAGAGACTTAATAAAAGGAGTTACAAAGCTTTCACAGGGTGCCATTAAAGCCAAGTTCTTCCATATGTTTCCCAAGAGAGCAGTGCAGCTTTCACGATGGCTTGCTCAGTGGATCAGTAGAG GTGGAGTTCCACTTGCCACTTTAAATCTTCAAGTTGGTGTTGCTCCAGGTCAGACAATTCCAGATGCCTGGCACCATCAGATGATCTTTGGTGTAGGTCCCCAAGGGATCTATCTCACTAACCCACTGGAGTGTGTCTCTGATTGCTTGCTTGGAGATCAACTGTGCACTGACTCAGTATTGCTAGTGCGAAGAGCAGATATAGTGGGTAGATGGGGCCAAGGTGACAGACTCATCAGACTTACGCGACACCCAGATGCAAGATGGCGGGACATGAATGTTCTCGGTATAGTAGATACTTTAAACAGTCCAAGAT GTCAGGTAGTTGGAGTGTTGAAGGAGCAGGCAGCACCCCCAGTGGTTCAAGGACGTCGGCATTTGACTTCTCATGTGGCTATCCCTGCAGCTTACCAGTCTGGTGTAACCATTTTCATGCGGTCCGATAACCCACACCTGCACACTTTAATGCAAGCAGAGGAACTACCCTTACTGGAGTGA
- the LOC139760813 gene encoding uncharacterized protein isoform X3 yields MDSCGGCGPGDEGERLEELSKRQDLSARATKLSQPSLEKERARTSDKLLSAVGDRWSQEENSAVAHHEMLRPSCALPITNGVATVNGIHKAQSGHPVQPSGVTAQSSERHSEQSLLNNNLIEEKCNLRCADEKSYCLYHKFPAKVNNNVYPEKGSSVKDGMDEYFQRYASLSSSRQPPQHQQQPLLRRNELSPSRDPQGYPDQLNLLNGEEEDEDDGCIYTYKGENFEANLSHLIDMCLSCGLPNTERSVDGREATVHRLRSPRPDPIEQNNLFSPDMDFLEMDFDPGPSGDGDVDSDCEDNCIDECDSRLGRDHAAAFSVAGALNPIGVLDRKANNYCSEMRNLMCRRCESSICDGKIDNVALNLSVHENSSPLNIGRGPSAGLDDRPNARSSPLNVPRDGMNVPKDLNVELNQFCDARGQAVGGPAPQAQEDEYDPPDNDSVENNLGEADIMDMIDDLCEDADDEDGDDSNSERCDLGARVSRTSGGSEAALREREERGPRHGSSSKNINKTTNKTNNNNLGSVSAPEVSPAKEYSPLEKFGRSISFHNQLSSPKYENVCFSHRPKKEEQPSEVQVERTIGTEAETANLEACTGRLNRRENSVFNILSDPSTSQSVNSSCHGVLSGTTVESGLGSVSQHPTVTSSPPVPPVASHPSELTSIPPLASLLMTTKGNTTCTVIGAGGGPCPLPIKSLRPKNTNPAQDPNTASEGEGGGEESCPRVKKVMIWTELQASARQVTQIATSACGATAVINVLLALDYPYSVEEVQNSIQTRLRAETALIVDYLFSRSVAGTSHRDLIKGVTKLSQGAIKAKFFHMFPKRAVQLSRWLAQWISRGGVPLATLNLQVGVAPGQTIPDAWHHQMIFGVGPQGIYLTNPLECVSDCLLGDQLCTDSVLLVRRADIVGRWGQGDRLIRLTRHPDARWRDMNVLGQVVGVLKEQAAPPVVQGRRHLTSHVAIPAAYQSGVTIFMRSDNPHLHTLMQAEELPLLE; encoded by the exons ATGGACAGCTGTGGCGGGTGTGGGCCtggtgatgaaggagagagactggaggaactCAGTAAAAGGCAAGACCTCTCAGCTCGTGCCACCAAGCTTTCCCAGCCAtctttagagaaagagagagctagAACATCGGATAAATTGCTCAGTG CAGTTGGAGACCGATGGAGTCAAGAGGAGAATAGTGCAGTTGCTCATCATGAAATGCTGAGACCATCATGTGCCCTCCCCATCACAAATGGTGTAGCAACAGTAAATGGCATCCATAAGGCACAATCAGGCCACCCTGTACAACCTTCTGGGGTCACTGCACAGTCAAGTGAAAGACACAGTGAGCAGTCCCTTCTCAACAATAACCTAATTGAAGAAAAGTGTAACCTACGATGTGCCGATGAAAAGTCATATTGCTTATACCATAAGTTTCCAGCTAAGGTGAATAATAATGTGTATCCTGAAAAGGGGTCATCTGTCAAGGATGGTATGGATGAATACTTCCAAAGATATGCTTCTCTCAGCTCCAGCAGACAGCCgccacagcatcagcagcagcctcTCTTGAGACGAAATGAACTAAGTCCTAGCAGAGATCCCCAGGGTTACCCTGATCAGCTCAATCTTCTTAATggcgaggaggaagatgaagatgatggctGTATTTATACATACAAGGGGGAAAATTTTGAGGCAAATCTCTCACATCTCATTGATATGTGCCTGAGCTGTGGATTACCTAACACAGAACGTAGCGTTGATGGCCGTGAAGCAACAGTACATAGGTTACGATCCCCAAGACCTGATCCAATAGAGCAAAACAATTTATTTTCTCCAGATATGGATTTTTTAGAAATGGACTTTGATCCAGGGccaagtggtgatggtgatgtagatTCAGACTGTGAAGATAATTGCATTGACGAGTGTGATAGTAGGTTAGGTAGAGACCATGCTGCTGCCTTTAGTGTTGCTGGTGCTTTAAATCCTATAGGTGTTTTAGACAGAAAAGCTAATAATTATTGTTCTGAAATGAGAAACCTTATGTGTAGACGGTGTGAATCTAGTATATGTGATGGTAAAATTGACAATGTTGCCTTGAATTTAAGTGTACATGAAAATAGTTCTCCATTGAATATTGGAAGAGGGCCAAGTGCTGGTTTAGATGACAGACCAAATGCAAGAAGTAGTCCATTAAACGTGCCAAGAGATGGAATGAATGTTCCAAAAGACTTGAATGTAGAATTAAACCAGTTCTGTGATGCAAGAGGTCAGGCAGTAGGTGGGCCTGCCCCTCAAGCTCAAGAGGATGAATATGACCCACCTGATAATGACAGTGTGGAAAACAATTTGGGCGAGGCAGATATCATGGATATGATTGATGATCTTTGTGAagatgctgatgatgaagatggagaTGACAGTAATTCTGAGAGGTGTGATTTAGGTGCAAGAGTCTCGAGAACCAGTGGAGGCAGTGAAGCAGCATTGCGAGAAAGAGAAGAACGAGGACCAAGACATGGTAGTTCAAGCAAAAATATCAACAAGACTACAAACAAAACTAATAACAACAATCTTGGTTCTGTCTCTGCACCAGAAGTCAGCCCAGCCAAAGAATACAGTCCTCTAGAAAAGTTTGGTCGCAGTATCAGCTTCCATAACCAGCTCTCCAGCCCAAAATATGAGAATGTTTGTTTTTCTCACCGACCAAAGAAGGAAGAGCAGCCAAGTGAAGTTCAAGTTGAGAGGACTATTGGAACAGAGGCAGAAACTGCTAACTTGGAGGCATGCACAGGAAGGCTGAATCGTCGAGAAAACTCTGTCTTCAACATCCTATCAGATCCATCAACATCACAG AGTGTGAACTCAAGCTGTCACGGAGTATTGTCAGGTACCACTGTAGAAAGCGGTTTGGGATCTGTAAGCCAACATCCTACTGTGACGTCATCTCCACCTGTACCTCCAGTAGCTAGTCATCCCTCAGAGCTTACAAGTATACCACCCCTGGCTAGTCTTTTGATGACTACGAAGGGAAACACCACTTGCACTGTGATAGGGGCTGGTGGAGGACCATGTCCACTTCCCATTAAATCCTTGCGACCGAAAAATACTAATCCTGCACAGGATCCAAATACG GCAagtgagggtgaaggtggaggagaggagagttgcCCAAGAGTAAAAAAGGTTATGATCTGGACAGAACTACAGGCTTCAGCACGACAAGTTACACAGATTGCTACCTCAGCTTGTGGAGCCACTGCAGTCATCAATGTCTTG TTGGCTTTAGACTACCCTTACTCAGTGGAGGAGGTTCAAAACAGCATCCAAACACGGTTAAGAGCAGAGACTGCCCTCATTGTAGATTATCTGTTTTCCCGTTCTGTTGCTGGGACTTCGCATAGAGACTTAATAAAAGGAGTTACAAAGCTTTCACAGGGTGCCATTAAAGCCAAGTTCTTCCATATGTTTCCCAAGAGAGCAGTGCAGCTTTCACGATGGCTTGCTCAGTGGATCAGTAGAG GTGGAGTTCCACTTGCCACTTTAAATCTTCAAGTTGGTGTTGCTCCAGGTCAGACAATTCCAGATGCCTGGCACCATCAGATGATCTTTGGTGTAGGTCCCCAAGGGATCTATCTCACTAACCCACTGGAGTGTGTCTCTGATTGCTTGCTTGGAGATCAACTGTGCACTGACTCAGTATTGCTAGTGCGAAGAGCAGATATAGTGGGTAGATGGGGCCAAGGTGACAGACTCATCAGACTTACGCGACACCCAGATGCAAGATGGCGGGACATGAATGTTCTCG GTCAGGTAGTTGGAGTGTTGAAGGAGCAGGCAGCACCCCCAGTGGTTCAAGGACGTCGGCATTTGACTTCTCATGTGGCTATCCCTGCAGCTTACCAGTCTGGTGTAACCATTTTCATGCGGTCCGATAACCCACACCTGCACACTTTAATGCAAGCAGAGGAACTACCCTTACTGGAGTGA
- the LOC139760815 gene encoding uncharacterized protein, giving the protein MADTATEVVATPEVTKEVVEETAKTDAKSPSKEGQIESKNEVETNGDVESEKSITEKTETKASDEKNVETTEDDKETKTESTLDTANKTEQGETSETIDKTDKVTDESEQIKETSEKEKPDVSEDKSEESTGKDESEETGEKKIETENKEKTDETTEEMEVASDEKEVKENVDPKEEEKTEESSDAKSSEASVEAMEENDAKDEEKVTDAAMTNGHSEETNGITNGDSEKREAEDSETKEISPPKKAKIQESETAEPVAEATA; this is encoded by the exons ATGGCTGATACTGCTACCGAGGTTGT TGCCACCCCAGAGGTTACCAAGGAAGTAGTCGAGGAGACTGCAAAAACAGATGCCAAGTCCCCCTCCAAGGAAGGGCAGATAGAGTCAAAAAATGAAGTTGAAACAAATGGGGACGTAGAGTCCGAGAAAAGCATAACTGAAAAAACAGAGACCAAGGCAAGCGATGAGAAAAATGTTGAGACCACTGAAGATGATAAAGAGACAAAGACAGAATCTACTTTAGATACTGCAAACAAGACTGAACAGGGAGAAACATCAGAGACGATAGATAAGACTGACAAGGTGACAGACGAGAGTGAGCAGATTAAAGAGaccagtgaaaaagaaaagccaGATGTCTCAGAGGATAAGTCAGAGGAATCTACAGGAAAGGATGAGTCTGAAGAGACTGGAGAGAAGAAAATAGAAACAGAGAATAAAGAAAAGACTGATGAAACTACAGAGGAAATGGAAGTGGCCTCTGATGAGAAGGAGGTAAAGGAAAACGTAGACcctaaagaggaagaaaagactgAAGAGTCATCAGATGCCAAATCAAGTGAAGCAAGTGTTGAGGCAATGGAGGAAAATGATGCCAAGGATGAAGAGAAG GTGACAGATGCTGCCATGACAAACGGACATAGTGAAGAGACGAATGGCATTACTAATGGTGATTCTG AGAAGCGTGAAGCAGAGGACTCTGAAACGAAAGAAATCTCACCACCAAAGAAGGCTAAGATACAGGAGTCTGAGACAGCAGAGCCTGTTGCAGAAGCCACTGCCTAG
- the LOC139760813 gene encoding uncharacterized protein isoform X1, with translation MDSCGGCGPGDEGERLEELSKRQDLSARATKLSQPSLEKERARTSDKLLSAVGDRWSQEENSAVAHHEMLRPSCALPITNGVATVNGIHKAQSGHPVQPSGVTAQSSERHSEQSLLNNNLIEEKCNLRCADEKSYCLYHKFPAKVNNNVYPEKGSSVKDGMDEYFQRYASLSSSRQPPQHQQQPLLRRNELSPSRDPQGYPDQLNLLNGEEEDEDDGCIYTYKGENFEANLSHLIDMCLSCGLPNTERSVDGREATVHRLRSPRPDPIEQNNLFSPDMDFLEMDFDPGPSGDGDVDSDCEDNCIDECDSRLGRDHAAAFSVAGALNPIGVLDRKANNYCSEMRNLMCRRCESSICDGKIDNVALNLSVHENSSPLNIGRGPSAGLDDRPNARSSPLNVPRDGMNVPKDLNVELNQFCDARGQAVGGPAPQAQEDEYDPPDNDSVENNLGEADIMDMIDDLCEDADDEDGDDSNSERCDLGARVSRTSGGSEAALREREERGPRHGSSSKNINKTTNKTNNNNLGSVSAPEVSPAKEYSPLEKFGRSISFHNQLSSPKYENVCFSHRPKKEEQPSEVQVERTIGTEAETANLEACTGRLNRRENSVFNILSDPSTSQSVNSSCHGVLSGTTVESGLGSVSQHPTVTSSPPVPPVASHPSELTSIPPLASLLMTTKGNTTCTVIGAGGGPCPLPIKSLRPKNTNPAQDPNTASEGEGGGEESCPRVKKVMIWTELQASARQVTQIATSACGATAVINVLLALDYPYSVEEVQNSIQTRLRAETALIVDYLFSRSVAGTSHRDLIKGVTKLSQGAIKAKFFHMFPKRAVQLSRWLAQWISRGGVPLATLNLQVGVAPGQTIPDAWHHQMIFGVGPQGIYLTNPLECVSDCLLGDQLCTDSVLLVRRADIVGRWGQGDRLIRLTRHPDARWRDMNVLGIVDTLNSPRCQVVGVLKEQAAPPVVQGRRHLTSHVAIPAAYQSGVTIFMRSDNPHLHTLMQAEELPLLE, from the exons ATGGACAGCTGTGGCGGGTGTGGGCCtggtgatgaaggagagagactggaggaactCAGTAAAAGGCAAGACCTCTCAGCTCGTGCCACCAAGCTTTCCCAGCCAtctttagagaaagagagagctagAACATCGGATAAATTGCTCAGTG CAGTTGGAGACCGATGGAGTCAAGAGGAGAATAGTGCAGTTGCTCATCATGAAATGCTGAGACCATCATGTGCCCTCCCCATCACAAATGGTGTAGCAACAGTAAATGGCATCCATAAGGCACAATCAGGCCACCCTGTACAACCTTCTGGGGTCACTGCACAGTCAAGTGAAAGACACAGTGAGCAGTCCCTTCTCAACAATAACCTAATTGAAGAAAAGTGTAACCTACGATGTGCCGATGAAAAGTCATATTGCTTATACCATAAGTTTCCAGCTAAGGTGAATAATAATGTGTATCCTGAAAAGGGGTCATCTGTCAAGGATGGTATGGATGAATACTTCCAAAGATATGCTTCTCTCAGCTCCAGCAGACAGCCgccacagcatcagcagcagcctcTCTTGAGACGAAATGAACTAAGTCCTAGCAGAGATCCCCAGGGTTACCCTGATCAGCTCAATCTTCTTAATggcgaggaggaagatgaagatgatggctGTATTTATACATACAAGGGGGAAAATTTTGAGGCAAATCTCTCACATCTCATTGATATGTGCCTGAGCTGTGGATTACCTAACACAGAACGTAGCGTTGATGGCCGTGAAGCAACAGTACATAGGTTACGATCCCCAAGACCTGATCCAATAGAGCAAAACAATTTATTTTCTCCAGATATGGATTTTTTAGAAATGGACTTTGATCCAGGGccaagtggtgatggtgatgtagatTCAGACTGTGAAGATAATTGCATTGACGAGTGTGATAGTAGGTTAGGTAGAGACCATGCTGCTGCCTTTAGTGTTGCTGGTGCTTTAAATCCTATAGGTGTTTTAGACAGAAAAGCTAATAATTATTGTTCTGAAATGAGAAACCTTATGTGTAGACGGTGTGAATCTAGTATATGTGATGGTAAAATTGACAATGTTGCCTTGAATTTAAGTGTACATGAAAATAGTTCTCCATTGAATATTGGAAGAGGGCCAAGTGCTGGTTTAGATGACAGACCAAATGCAAGAAGTAGTCCATTAAACGTGCCAAGAGATGGAATGAATGTTCCAAAAGACTTGAATGTAGAATTAAACCAGTTCTGTGATGCAAGAGGTCAGGCAGTAGGTGGGCCTGCCCCTCAAGCTCAAGAGGATGAATATGACCCACCTGATAATGACAGTGTGGAAAACAATTTGGGCGAGGCAGATATCATGGATATGATTGATGATCTTTGTGAagatgctgatgatgaagatggagaTGACAGTAATTCTGAGAGGTGTGATTTAGGTGCAAGAGTCTCGAGAACCAGTGGAGGCAGTGAAGCAGCATTGCGAGAAAGAGAAGAACGAGGACCAAGACATGGTAGTTCAAGCAAAAATATCAACAAGACTACAAACAAAACTAATAACAACAATCTTGGTTCTGTCTCTGCACCAGAAGTCAGCCCAGCCAAAGAATACAGTCCTCTAGAAAAGTTTGGTCGCAGTATCAGCTTCCATAACCAGCTCTCCAGCCCAAAATATGAGAATGTTTGTTTTTCTCACCGACCAAAGAAGGAAGAGCAGCCAAGTGAAGTTCAAGTTGAGAGGACTATTGGAACAGAGGCAGAAACTGCTAACTTGGAGGCATGCACAGGAAGGCTGAATCGTCGAGAAAACTCTGTCTTCAACATCCTATCAGATCCATCAACATCACAG AGTGTGAACTCAAGCTGTCACGGAGTATTGTCAGGTACCACTGTAGAAAGCGGTTTGGGATCTGTAAGCCAACATCCTACTGTGACGTCATCTCCACCTGTACCTCCAGTAGCTAGTCATCCCTCAGAGCTTACAAGTATACCACCCCTGGCTAGTCTTTTGATGACTACGAAGGGAAACACCACTTGCACTGTGATAGGGGCTGGTGGAGGACCATGTCCACTTCCCATTAAATCCTTGCGACCGAAAAATACTAATCCTGCACAGGATCCAAATACG GCAagtgagggtgaaggtggaggagaggagagttgcCCAAGAGTAAAAAAGGTTATGATCTGGACAGAACTACAGGCTTCAGCACGACAAGTTACACAGATTGCTACCTCAGCTTGTGGAGCCACTGCAGTCATCAATGTCTTG TTGGCTTTAGACTACCCTTACTCAGTGGAGGAGGTTCAAAACAGCATCCAAACACGGTTAAGAGCAGAGACTGCCCTCATTGTAGATTATCTGTTTTCCCGTTCTGTTGCTGGGACTTCGCATAGAGACTTAATAAAAGGAGTTACAAAGCTTTCACAGGGTGCCATTAAAGCCAAGTTCTTCCATATGTTTCCCAAGAGAGCAGTGCAGCTTTCACGATGGCTTGCTCAGTGGATCAGTAGAG GTGGAGTTCCACTTGCCACTTTAAATCTTCAAGTTGGTGTTGCTCCAGGTCAGACAATTCCAGATGCCTGGCACCATCAGATGATCTTTGGTGTAGGTCCCCAAGGGATCTATCTCACTAACCCACTGGAGTGTGTCTCTGATTGCTTGCTTGGAGATCAACTGTGCACTGACTCAGTATTGCTAGTGCGAAGAGCAGATATAGTGGGTAGATGGGGCCAAGGTGACAGACTCATCAGACTTACGCGACACCCAGATGCAAGATGGCGGGACATGAATGTTCTCGGTATAGTAGATACTTTAAACAGTCCAAGAT GTCAGGTAGTTGGAGTGTTGAAGGAGCAGGCAGCACCCCCAGTGGTTCAAGGACGTCGGCATTTGACTTCTCATGTGGCTATCCCTGCAGCTTACCAGTCTGGTGTAACCATTTTCATGCGGTCCGATAACCCACACCTGCACACTTTAATGCAAGCAGAGGAACTACCCTTACTGGAGTGA